The following proteins are co-located in the bacterium genome:
- a CDS encoding YggS family pyridoxal phosphate-dependent enzyme: MTIKANLDQVRSRITAASIRAGRDPSSVKLVAVSKKKSLELIQEAFAAGQRIFGENYVQEALEKKVIVPAAEFHLIGPLQSNKVKKVVGNFSLIHSVHKLDLAHEISKAAASRGITQAILLQVNVAGDENKSGLDQAEVFAVVEQVVKLKNIKLLGLMTIGREGAEREERRAEFRRLRDLRVAIEQQNSITLPELSMGMSDDFEIAIEQGATIVRVGSLIFGSRV; encoded by the coding sequence ATGACGATTAAAGCCAATCTAGATCAGGTTCGAAGCCGCATCACTGCAGCTTCTATTCGTGCTGGTCGCGACCCGAGTTCAGTCAAACTCGTTGCAGTTTCGAAGAAAAAATCTTTAGAATTAATCCAAGAGGCGTTTGCTGCTGGGCAGAGGATTTTTGGGGAAAATTATGTACAAGAGGCCTTAGAAAAGAAGGTAATAGTCCCTGCAGCTGAGTTTCATTTAATTGGGCCGCTACAATCGAACAAAGTTAAAAAAGTCGTTGGCAATTTTTCGCTGATTCACTCTGTGCATAAACTCGATCTTGCTCACGAAATTTCAAAAGCTGCAGCTAGTCGAGGAATAACTCAGGCGATTTTGTTACAAGTCAATGTTGCAGGCGACGAGAATAAGTCTGGCTTGGATCAGGCTGAAGTGTTTGCTGTTGTCGAGCAAGTAGTAAAGCTTAAGAATATTAAGCTCCTGGGCTTAATGACAATTGGGCGTGAGGGAGCCGAGCGCGAGGAGCGTCGGGCCGAATTTCGTCGTTTGCGGGATTTGCGGGTCGCGATCGAGCAGCAAAACTCTATAACCTTGCCGGAACTTTCGATGGGGATGTCAGATGACTTTGAAATTGCGATTGAGCAAGGCGCTACGATTGTTCGCGTGGGGTCGCTGATTTTCGGATCGCGCGTTTAG
- a CDS encoding nucleotide exchange factor GrpE produces MSEAPEQGEAVAQMANDSSQIEETQTTQDGTMLEDETELDTAAPAEVSGDEGLNENQTLAKLRTEADANYDKYLRAVAELENFKKRALKERSDLLKYTGENVIFDLLEVVDNLERALSHKDTNSVDELVKGIEMIRNQFVSILDKHSVRAKACRGEKFDPNMHQAMASVPSEAEAPGTILEEYRKAYMYKDKLIRPAQVVVSIAKENTTNATEKTAGENGGK; encoded by the coding sequence GTGAGCGAAGCTCCGGAACAAGGAGAAGCAGTAGCACAAATGGCTAACGATAGTTCACAAATCGAAGAAACTCAAACGACACAAGACGGCACTATGCTAGAGGACGAGACTGAACTTGATACTGCAGCGCCAGCCGAGGTCTCCGGTGACGAGGGTTTGAACGAAAACCAAACATTGGCAAAACTTCGCACCGAAGCTGATGCAAACTATGACAAGTATTTGCGAGCAGTGGCTGAATTAGAAAATTTCAAAAAGCGCGCCCTTAAAGAACGATCTGACTTGCTAAAGTATACTGGCGAGAATGTTATTTTTGATCTGCTTGAAGTCGTCGATAACCTCGAGCGCGCCCTCAGTCACAAAGACACAAATTCAGTTGATGAGTTGGTGAAGGGCATTGAGATGATTCGTAATCAGTTTGTCAGTATTTTGGATAAACATTCAGTGCGGGCAAAGGCTTGTCGAGGGGAGAAATTCGATCCCAACATGCACCAGGCAATGGCCTCAGTGCCTTCTGAGGCAGAAGCGCCAGGCACAATCCTCGAGGAATACCGTAAGGCCTATATGTATAAAGATAAGTTAATTCGCCCAGCTCAAGTTGTAGTTTCAATTGCTAAAGAAAATACAACTAACGCTACGGAAAAAACTGCCGGTGAAAATGGGGGAAAGTAG
- the recO gene encoding DNA repair protein RecO, with the protein MQSQVEPGIILRVSPHKESDAVLTILGKNQGRFAAYARGVRKSSKRFSGGIDVFDSGDFELEEAFRSGGMPSLVGIRSRTNYLGLRKNYERFHIAAICLELVLVISQEGDPASTRYYEPTQACLACLDSLESRNELFLAGSLFIYRILQTTGVDPLLNAAGVGPETRKRWEAVIKQEGNLTLVASDYEQAFLELVNHAQNFIGKNLKSTRGLLQSQSE; encoded by the coding sequence ATGCAGTCCCAAGTCGAGCCCGGCATAATTTTGCGCGTCAGTCCACATAAAGAAAGTGATGCGGTTTTAACAATCCTTGGGAAAAACCAGGGACGTTTCGCTGCATACGCCCGTGGAGTGCGTAAAAGCAGTAAACGTTTTTCGGGCGGAATTGATGTTTTCGACAGTGGCGATTTTGAGCTTGAAGAAGCTTTTCGTAGTGGCGGCATGCCCAGTCTTGTAGGCATCCGCTCGCGCACAAATTATCTTGGATTAAGAAAAAATTACGAGCGCTTTCATATTGCCGCAATTTGCTTAGAGCTTGTGCTGGTGATTTCACAAGAAGGCGACCCAGCAAGTACGCGTTATTACGAGCCAACACAAGCCTGCTTGGCCTGTCTCGATAGCTTAGAATCACGAAACGAGTTGTTTTTAGCAGGCTCACTTTTTATCTATCGCATTTTACAGACAACGGGCGTTGATCCACTACTTAATGCTGCGGGTGTTGGACCAGAAACGCGCAAAAGATGGGAAGCTGTGATCAAGCAAGAGGGCAACTTAACGCTGGTGGCAAGCGACTACGAGCAAGCATTTTTAGAGCTTGTAAATCACGCGCAAAACTTCATTGGCAAAAATCTAAAAAGCACTCGCGGGTTATTGCAATCGCAGAGCGAGTAA
- a CDS encoding zinc ribbon domain-containing protein — MPTYEYRCDKCGEFEFVQKISEDALKTCPTCGAKVERLLSGGAFHLKGSGWYKTDYSGSSSSGSTKKPTASSEKSAETSSTETSSSTNTTKKTDSGSGSGGSGGCGGGCSCH, encoded by the coding sequence ATGCCGACTTACGAATACAGATGTGATAAATGCGGAGAATTTGAGTTTGTTCAAAAAATCTCCGAAGATGCCCTTAAAACTTGCCCTACTTGTGGCGCCAAAGTAGAGCGCCTCTTAAGTGGCGGAGCATTTCATCTTAAAGGATCTGGTTGGTATAAAACTGATTACTCGGGTTCCTCATCTTCCGGGTCGACTAAGAAGCCTACAGCAAGTTCTGAAAAATCCGCCGAGACTTCAAGCACCGAGACTTCAAGTTCAACCAACACGACTAAAAAAACAGATAGCGGTTCAGGCAGTGGCGGTAGTGGGGGATGTGGTGGAGGCTGTAGCTGTCACTAG
- a CDS encoding glycosyltransferase family 2 protein, giving the protein MAMRYPITVIIRSLGRKRVVEALKSLTQQTFKNFQVVLLEMSPAGKPIATAQFAAQLPGLKQLITNKILPRSAALNLGIENANATAIAILDDDNLYAPEHP; this is encoded by the coding sequence ATGGCCATGCGATACCCGATCACTGTAATCATCCGCTCGCTAGGGCGAAAACGAGTGGTAGAAGCCCTAAAGAGTCTCACGCAGCAGACCTTTAAAAATTTCCAAGTCGTTTTGCTCGAGATGAGTCCGGCGGGTAAGCCGATTGCGACTGCTCAATTTGCAGCACAACTTCCAGGCTTAAAGCAACTTATAACTAATAAAATTTTACCGCGCTCCGCTGCGCTTAATCTTGGAATTGAAAATGCCAATGCTACAGCCATTGCAATTCTCGATGATGATAATCTGTATGCGCCAGAACATCCCTAA
- a CDS encoding M20/M25/M40 family metallo-hydrolase, whose translation MELNEIVDLTLKLIAIPSNTRSEQKVIDFLRDFLGQFATEIELIEVTSERKNLFLSWGRPKIVFTTHIDTVPGSTAARVDAEKIYGRGACDAKGIAATMIGVISQLLKSGQSDFGLLLVVGEEEDGIGALRASRYLQGRGIEYIINGEPTENKLMLATKGGLGGQVAFTGRAAHSGYPELAVDANNEMLNFASSLAAQNFGQDNLLGPATINFGLIAADNQPNVISDYATLSFLVRTVSSNADVLAKIQTLCLDGAKLSIDYNVPAIKLMTLPGFDTAIAAYATDIPNFSALEARAILYGPGSIQQAHTANEWIEIGSIQQAVTDYQRIFTLLVKQHSHTLHRH comes from the coding sequence ATGGAATTAAATGAAATCGTAGATTTGACGTTAAAGTTAATCGCGATTCCTTCAAACACACGCTCCGAGCAGAAAGTTATAGACTTTCTAAGAGATTTTCTTGGTCAATTTGCAACTGAAATTGAGCTGATTGAGGTTACGTCTGAACGTAAAAATCTTTTTCTGAGTTGGGGTAGACCTAAAATTGTATTTACAACTCACATCGATACGGTGCCCGGCTCGACCGCAGCACGAGTCGACGCGGAGAAAATCTACGGACGCGGAGCCTGCGATGCTAAGGGAATTGCGGCAACGATGATCGGAGTTATTTCACAATTGTTAAAAAGCGGTCAAAGTGATTTTGGCTTATTACTTGTTGTGGGCGAAGAAGAAGATGGAATTGGCGCACTGAGGGCAAGCAGATACCTACAAGGTCGTGGCATCGAATATATTATCAACGGAGAGCCCACGGAAAATAAATTAATGCTTGCAACTAAAGGCGGACTGGGAGGGCAAGTTGCGTTTACGGGAAGAGCTGCTCACAGTGGCTACCCAGAACTTGCCGTCGATGCCAATAATGAAATGTTGAATTTTGCATCAAGTTTAGCTGCTCAAAATTTTGGCCAAGACAATTTATTAGGACCAGCTACGATCAATTTTGGCTTGATTGCTGCTGATAATCAGCCCAATGTTATTTCTGACTACGCGACCCTGAGTTTTTTAGTACGCACAGTTAGCTCAAACGCAGATGTCTTAGCAAAAATTCAGACGCTCTGCTTAGATGGCGCTAAACTTTCAATTGATTATAACGTGCCAGCAATTAAATTAATGACATTGCCTGGATTCGATACAGCGATAGCTGCCTATGCTACCGATATTCCGAATTTTTCAGCACTCGAGGCGCGAGCAATTTTATACGGACCCGGATCGATTCAACAAGCACACACTGCAAACGAGTGGATTGAGATCGGCAGTATTCAACAAGCAGTCACTGACTATCAACGCATCTTCACGCTGTTAGTAAAGCAGCATTCTCATACTCTGCATCGACATTAA
- the mrdA gene encoding penicillin-binding protein 2 gives MILEHNVFGKRLVLSAAVVSLAFLTIILRLYYLQGVKGEYFRDLSENNRRRMVRTSAPRGIIYDREGRPLVKNRPAFDVAVILEDVPKLDLLLEKLASLTGRSVASLQAQLKKDSRKHHPFEPKVLIPDITREELAMVRVHSYELPGVIINVTPQRIYPYQNLAAQLFGYTREISKTQLEDEIYRGYQVGDLVGQQGLEKTWEKSLRGKSGFVYVEVDAHGNRRGELGAVDNTPGADLYLTIDADLQIAAEQALGVEKGAVVMLDVNSGEVLTLASTPTFDANLLSGNINQAEWRHVQTDKAKPLLNRALLAFHPGSTFKLFTGFAGLAEKVINSSHTYYCPGFYAFKGRRYRCHKHSGHGNPDLRMAITASCDSYFYQLGLVLGIERIHQYATMFGMGAKTEIDLPGEKAGIIPSESWKLKNLGERWYQGETLSVVIGQGYVSATPLQMALATATLANGGTVYKPHLVTKVIRQQQNSIPESTLKEVRPEVIRKIEVAPQIFDQIKSFAESVVIDPHGTGHKAQIQGLRIGGKTGTAQVASLGKEHLGKEFQDHAWFVAFAPVDNPQVAIAVLVENGGHGGAAAAPVAQKVLEKYFVKKGMITTPTAGPDPSLEQAAPVTEEHLSD, from the coding sequence ATGATACTCGAGCACAATGTATTTGGAAAACGCTTAGTCCTCAGTGCGGCAGTTGTCAGCCTAGCATTTCTCACAATCATTTTACGCCTCTATTACCTACAGGGAGTTAAGGGCGAGTATTTCCGCGACTTATCAGAAAATAATAGACGCCGTATGGTCCGCACTAGTGCCCCACGCGGCATAATTTATGATCGCGAAGGCAGGCCGCTTGTAAAAAATCGACCAGCTTTTGATGTCGCAGTTATTTTAGAAGACGTGCCTAAACTGGATCTCTTGCTTGAAAAACTCGCAAGTCTGACTGGTCGTAGTGTCGCTTCGCTACAAGCGCAGTTGAAAAAAGACAGCCGCAAGCACCACCCTTTCGAACCCAAGGTCCTGATCCCCGATATTACGCGGGAAGAATTAGCAATGGTGCGAGTGCACAGTTATGAACTCCCGGGCGTAATTATTAATGTCACCCCGCAGCGAATTTACCCCTATCAAAATCTCGCGGCTCAGCTTTTTGGATATACTAGGGAAATTTCAAAAACACAGTTGGAAGATGAAATTTATCGCGGATATCAGGTCGGGGATCTTGTTGGCCAGCAGGGCCTAGAAAAAACGTGGGAAAAAAGCCTACGCGGGAAAAGTGGCTTTGTTTATGTTGAGGTTGATGCCCACGGCAATCGGCGTGGCGAACTAGGTGCCGTAGATAATACCCCAGGCGCTGATTTATATTTGACGATTGATGCCGATCTACAAATCGCCGCCGAACAAGCTTTAGGCGTCGAGAAAGGTGCTGTCGTAATGCTCGATGTTAACTCTGGCGAAGTTTTAACTTTAGCCTCAACGCCAACTTTCGATGCAAATTTATTGTCTGGAAATATTAATCAAGCTGAATGGCGACACGTACAGACCGACAAAGCCAAGCCATTATTAAACCGCGCCCTACTGGCTTTCCATCCTGGGTCAACTTTTAAACTTTTTACAGGCTTTGCTGGCCTTGCTGAAAAAGTCATTAATAGTTCTCACACGTACTACTGTCCCGGATTTTACGCTTTTAAGGGACGGCGCTACCGCTGTCATAAGCATTCTGGCCACGGCAACCCAGATCTAAGAATGGCGATTACGGCCTCCTGCGATAGCTACTTTTATCAACTCGGTTTAGTCCTCGGAATTGAGCGTATCCATCAATATGCAACGATGTTTGGCATGGGGGCAAAAACTGAAATCGACCTACCCGGCGAAAAAGCAGGCATCATTCCCTCGGAATCTTGGAAATTAAAAAACCTCGGCGAACGTTGGTATCAGGGCGAAACCCTCTCTGTTGTAATCGGTCAAGGTTATGTATCTGCAACTCCACTACAAATGGCTCTGGCAACTGCAACGCTGGCCAATGGCGGCACAGTTTATAAGCCGCACCTCGTTACCAAAGTCATTCGACAACAACAAAACTCAATTCCTGAATCTACGCTAAAAGAAGTTCGCCCTGAGGTAATTCGGAAAATTGAAGTTGCTCCGCAAATTTTCGATCAAATTAAGTCCTTTGCTGAGTCAGTCGTGATTGACCCCCATGGCACCGGACACAAAGCTCAAATTCAGGGGCTGCGCATTGGTGGTAAGACAGGAACAGCCCAAGTTGCTTCACTCGGCAAAGAGCATCTCGGTAAAGAATTTCAAGACCATGCCTGGTTTGTGGCATTTGCCCCGGTAGACAACCCACAAGTTGCAATTGCCGTATTGGTTGAAAACGGAGGACACGGCGGTGCAGCCGCAGCTCCTGTGGCTCAGAAAGTTCTTGAAAAATATTTTGTGAAAAAGGGAATGATCACCACGCCTACTGCAGGTCCTGATCCCTCACTAGAACAGGCAGCGCCAGTAACTGAGGAGCATCTAAGCGATTAG
- a CDS encoding YggT family protein yields MILLANFFIATANLLGGLISIFIFLFIARAILSWVNPDPRNPIVQFLYGSTEPVLRKVRSKIPPMGMFDISIVVIILGLYFIDQFLVASLRTYGQMMLK; encoded by the coding sequence ATGATACTGCTTGCTAACTTTTTTATTGCCACAGCCAATTTGCTTGGCGGTCTGATTTCAATCTTTATTTTCTTGTTTATTGCACGGGCGATTTTATCCTGGGTCAATCCTGACCCGCGTAACCCGATTGTGCAATTTCTGTATGGTTCAACTGAGCCAGTTTTACGCAAAGTTCGCAGCAAAATCCCGCCAATGGGGATGTTTGATATTTCAATTGTAGTAATTATTCTCGGGCTTTATTTTATTGATCAGTTCTTGGTCGCCTCGCTACGCACTTACGGGCAAATGATGTTGAAGTAA
- the proC gene encoding pyrroline-5-carboxylate reductase, which produces MTNQVQGTVGIIGCGNLGLAILRGLVLSKSLAPEKLFFVDHNPERSKKVAEQFKVTKLESISELSRKVETIICAVKPKDFFAAIAEVRQTRDNAKLISVAAGIRIADIRDTLGEQSTVVRAIPNIPCLVGAGMTGLFGTDLTLLETARSIFAPISDVYLASAEKEIDIMTSLSAGGPAFLALVAEALADGGVKMGLPRDIALQVSVQTMLGTGAFLKESREHPARLKDMVCTPNGTTIQGIHALELAGVRAAMIDAVEASAKRAMEDLG; this is translated from the coding sequence ATGACAAATCAAGTTCAAGGAACAGTGGGGATTATCGGTTGCGGGAATTTGGGCCTGGCGATTTTGCGGGGCTTGGTGCTTTCAAAATCGCTTGCACCAGAAAAGTTATTTTTCGTTGACCATAACCCGGAGCGATCCAAGAAAGTTGCTGAGCAATTTAAAGTTACTAAGCTTGAGTCAATCAGCGAATTAAGTCGCAAAGTCGAGACAATTATTTGCGCAGTTAAGCCTAAAGATTTTTTCGCCGCAATCGCCGAAGTTCGTCAAACCCGCGACAATGCAAAACTGATTTCGGTAGCAGCAGGAATAAGAATTGCTGATATCCGTGATACACTTGGCGAGCAAAGCACAGTAGTGCGCGCAATTCCCAATATCCCCTGCCTTGTCGGCGCCGGGATGACTGGACTTTTTGGAACAGACTTGACCTTACTGGAAACAGCGCGAAGTATTTTTGCGCCAATCAGCGATGTCTATCTCGCTAGCGCAGAAAAAGAAATTGATATCATGACAAGCCTCTCAGCCGGTGGCCCAGCTTTTCTTGCTTTAGTGGCCGAGGCGCTTGCCGATGGTGGAGTCAAAATGGGACTGCCGCGCGACATCGCTTTGCAGGTTTCTGTGCAAACAATGCTTGGCACAGGGGCTTTTCTCAAAGAATCTCGTGAACATCCAGCCCGCTTAAAAGACATGGTCTGCACTCCAAATGGCACAACGATTCAGGGTATTCATGCGCTGGAACTTGCTGGAGTGCGTGCCGCCATGATCGATGCTGTGGAAGCTAGCGCGAAAAGAGCAATGGAGGATTTGGGATAA
- the rodA gene encoding rod shape-determining protein RodA: MTTIARKQRSLLANLDWTLFISMLMICCFGLSVLYSAGYNPETGQSYQMKKQLYAMCVGTVAFLIAMSLNPTFFKRWAWVFYGLALFALALLDFGGITVKGSRRWLDLGSFRMQPSEFMKLGIILAFARYFDDDNFPHEGLTFKTLLLPLIILFVPVVLILVQPDLGTALVNTAIGGTMLLLVGIRPKTLLILIFTGCLALIPAWSMLKDYQRERVVNFLNPENDPLGTGYHAIQSKIAVGSGGLTGKGFLQGTQTQLSFLPEETTDFIFSVLAEERGFVGTALALILYGFLVFHALGIAERSSDRFSALVVVGVAAMLFWHVVMNIGMVIGLLPVVGVTLPLLSYGGSSVVTIMSGLGLVAGIRMRRFLFS; encoded by the coding sequence ATGACCACAATTGCCCGTAAACAACGCTCTCTCTTAGCTAATCTAGATTGGACACTCTTTATCTCCATGCTGATGATTTGTTGCTTCGGCCTAAGCGTTTTATATAGCGCCGGATATAACCCCGAAACCGGTCAAAGCTATCAAATGAAAAAGCAACTCTACGCAATGTGCGTAGGCACAGTTGCGTTTCTGATCGCCATGAGCCTAAACCCGACCTTCTTTAAGCGCTGGGCCTGGGTCTTCTACGGTTTAGCACTTTTCGCTCTGGCTCTCTTAGATTTCGGCGGAATTACCGTTAAAGGCTCTCGCCGCTGGCTCGATCTCGGAAGCTTCCGCATGCAACCTTCAGAATTTATGAAGCTCGGCATTATCCTTGCTTTCGCTCGCTACTTTGATGATGATAATTTCCCGCACGAAGGACTAACATTCAAAACTCTGCTGCTCCCATTAATTATTTTATTCGTCCCAGTCGTGCTAATCCTCGTCCAACCCGACCTCGGCACAGCGCTAGTTAACACCGCAATCGGCGGAACAATGCTGCTGCTTGTAGGCATTCGCCCCAAAACCCTGCTAATTCTCATCTTCACTGGGTGCCTGGCACTGATCCCGGCGTGGAGCATGCTTAAAGATTATCAACGCGAACGCGTGGTCAATTTTCTCAATCCAGAAAATGATCCACTAGGCACCGGATACCATGCAATTCAATCGAAAATTGCGGTAGGTTCAGGCGGACTTACTGGAAAAGGTTTCCTCCAAGGCACACAAACTCAGCTGAGCTTCCTCCCTGAAGAAACTACCGATTTCATCTTCTCAGTGCTTGCCGAAGAACGCGGCTTTGTCGGCACCGCCCTAGCTTTAATCTTATACGGATTCTTGGTTTTTCACGCCCTCGGCATTGCCGAACGCTCAAGCGACCGCTTCTCCGCCCTTGTCGTCGTAGGCGTAGCAGCAATGCTCTTTTGGCACGTAGTCATGAATATCGGCATGGTTATCGGCCTGCTTCCAGTTGTCGGCGTAACATTACCACTCTTAAGCTATGGAGGCTCCTCAGTTGTGACAATTATGTCCGGCTTGGGTTTAGTCGCAGGAATCCGGATGCGCCGCTTTTTATTCTCCTAA
- the maf gene encoding septum formation protein Maf — MEAVYTWEHELILASQSPRRKDLLESAGVKFAIMPSSADENSNPALSPQDQALEIATRKAKVIAERFPGRLVLGADTIVVLNQATRPQILGKPASPEDATRMLRILSGITHQVITAYCLVCIEKKLFIQRAVVTDVTFKVLSDDEIKAYVASAEPLDKAGAYAAQGKGAFFVKAVKGSYTNVVGLPLVEVLEDLKALGAWQPSDLVTR; from the coding sequence ATGGAAGCAGTATATACATGGGAACATGAGTTAATTCTAGCTTCGCAATCACCACGGCGTAAGGACTTACTCGAGTCGGCTGGGGTGAAGTTTGCGATTATGCCATCAAGCGCTGATGAGAATTCTAACCCTGCCTTAAGCCCTCAAGATCAAGCGCTTGAAATTGCAACAAGAAAAGCCAAAGTAATCGCAGAGAGGTTCCCTGGAAGGTTGGTTCTTGGCGCAGATACTATCGTGGTCCTAAACCAGGCAACCAGACCCCAGATCTTAGGAAAGCCAGCATCGCCGGAAGATGCTACTCGGATGCTACGAATTTTATCAGGCATAACTCACCAGGTAATTACAGCGTATTGCTTAGTTTGCATCGAGAAAAAACTTTTCATTCAGCGTGCGGTAGTTACAGACGTAACTTTCAAGGTCTTGAGCGATGATGAAATCAAAGCTTACGTGGCATCAGCAGAGCCGCTAGATAAAGCTGGAGCATACGCCGCCCAGGGCAAGGGAGCGTTTTTTGTGAAAGCGGTGAAGGGCTCTTATACTAATGTAGTTGGCTTGCCATTGGTTGAAGTTTTAGAAGATTTAAAAGCTCTTGGCGCCTGGCAGCCCAGCGATCTTGTCACTCGGTGA